The region AGTTTGTCAACAGAGGGAAACCTCTGTCCTGCGTGGATTTACGGTGTTGGCTTGTGAAGCGCTGACTCCAGCTACAGTCTGTGCTTTGTGAATAATCTGAATGGGTTTTGCCTCATAATCTTCTTAGAAACCATTTTTCTAACAaggtttttcttccactaaactttctatTAAAATACATAGACACATCAGTCTATAAACAGTCTGCGTCTTTAGCAGTCatcttttgtgtttaatggaTAACTATTGAGTCAGCAGTCTTCCCTGTGATTGGTcactaaaatataacattaaaCTAGAAGTCTTATGTAATATAGTTTTCTAAAAGCTAAATGTCATTACATAAATATGCTAACCTTTCAATGATATTCTAGTTGATTGAGGAGCACTTTTATTTGGATAGAAAGTAATTACAGTTCCTTGATTTTTCGAGGGTATATGACTTCACTGGTGCATATATAtttgtcgttttttttaaactccacaCTTCTTCCTTTAAAAGCTGATTGGTGCCGTCTGACTAAGCACAGAACAATCTACAGACTCGGACGGGCTGAGAGCCATCTCTATGCAGAGCGTATTGATCAGTGAACAGCCTATTAATGAGCGCGAGGGCGTGGCGAGGCCTCCGCAcgtggaaacatttaaaacctgtCGATAACAGCTCGCGCTGTTTTTGTCGACTGCTGTCTGGAGCGGATGAGTTCCGTCCGCGGTTCGCTTCTCCTGTAGCTGGGCTGCAAAACGGTACtcccaatttatttatttatttaacttttccttttcaaaacGGAACCAGCTTGTCAAATGTTTTGTGTCCCTCTCTCACACAAATGCAGGCGGAGAAAATGCTGCAAGACGCCTTCGGGTGCGTCGTGGCGAACAGGTTCGGGGGTCTTCTGGACGACGAAGCTGACCCGTTCGACCTGATCAGCGAGGTGgagcaggagaaggagaagaagaaaaagaaaaaaaaggaggatgaggacaagaaaagcaagaagaagaaaccagGCCTGAGGGAATCTCAGAGGAACAGACGGCTGCCGGTGGCCTCGGGTGGTCTGGACCTGGTTCCAGGTGAGCCGCATCACCGCTACAGACACAGGCGCGGTCCAGCGGCTCTGTGCTGGCAGATGCTGGTGTTTCTAGAGCGGATGGTAGTGTGCTCGGGCTGTGTCAGCTTTTAGCGATGCAAAGTCAGCGGAGCTGCTCGTTTGCTCTGTTTGGCTGCGTTTCCATTTAATCTTTTCCACAGGGTTCTGTGCAGGAGTTGCCTACTAATGTAGGTACTGCCATAGGCGGTCCAAAGTTTAAGAACCCCAAGtacaattagatttttttggcCCCACTTACCGCACATGTTGGCCAAACATACAAAAGTATTGCAAGCTTTAAAAGGATGCCAAGTTCATGTTTATAAGTTAAAGATTAGGACAGTGCTTTGAAAGCTGAAATTCTGATGCAATTTGGGTTCCAAATTTACATAGATACTGATGAAAAGTTGTGACTcaagtttgtaaaaatgtcctaatttttaaaaatagaattagTTGTGGACATGAAATGTTAAACAAGTATCTTTGCACAATCTAGTTAGCAAATCCCAGGGATCAAGTTCGTTGGACCTTCCACAATGGGTCAATAACTTTGGCTAAAAAGGATAAAGAaccactttatatttttaaaaatcatttaacaaatacaaacttTAGCAGTTTCATAAAAAATGATCAGTAACGGGATTATTTCCCCAAATCATTTTGCACAAATATCAACATGTTGTGTCCTCAGGGCGAAAACAGCAGGAATGTCCCCCATTTGCAAAGGAGGACAGAGACTCCAGAGCCGAGGCTCCGAGGAACAAGAAGAGAGGAGGCGCTGCAGGCCAACGGAGGCTGGACCAAGAAGAACCGCAGGAGTTTTCAGTGCCAAAGTATGTAACGATTCATATTTTAGTTGAGTTTACCGGTTTATGCTGCAAGTTTCTAAAAATGATTGCTCTTTTTTGTTCTTAATTTTCAATGTGGAATTCAAAGTGTATTAATctttaagtaaaaatgtattttccctactaatgagaaaaatgtttatttaatttaagcaTAAAACACACTTCCtattactttaaaattatgctttttgtatttatacaaGTTCAATGGGTACTATAGACAGCTTCAGATGTGGCCTGCACAGTTTGAGAAGCATTACATTGAACTGTTCTTCTGGTTTCCAGGCCATCCTATACTGAAGCCTCTGCCTTCAGCAGCAGAGGGGGATTCACAGGCCGAAGAGGAGCGAGAGGAGGTGGGGGAAGAAACTCTGATAACTTTTATCTGAGAGGCAAGAGAGAATATGATCGACATGATGGAACGTAAGGCTGTATATTCAAGATTCATTTGGCAGGTTTAAGCGTTGTGGATGGTGGATCATAATGTAACGGTTGCAGAGGGATCTCGTCAGAAGAAAAACGAGGAGGCAGAGGACCATGGAACTGGGGCAGTGCTGTGGAAGCGCCAAGGTCAGTGAACTTTAACGAAGTAAACTGTGGCACTTCAGTGCAGTACATGCcttcaaattaattaattatttttctgaagTGAAATGATGGAGGTGACAAGTGATGCTGGTGCCAAAGCTGAGGAGCCACAATCAACTTTGGAGGAGGAGAATCCAACTCGGTGAGTAAACTGTGTGGCCAaggtttttacatgaaaactAAGAGTTGTAATAAAGTGGACTGAAGTTGTTTGGCTTCATTTAACAGAGTGACAGATGAGGACAATGAGATGGTGGTCCAGGTTGCAATGGAGATGACCCTGGATGAGTGGAAGGCCATTCAGGAGGAGAACCGTCCCAAAGTGGAGTTTAATATCCGCAAAGCAGAGGATAAGATTCCCTCTAAAGCAAAGGTCATTCACCAGTCCAAGCACCTGGAGGTGAGAATCATGGGATGCTTGAAACTACACAGCCTGAGTGGagtgtgtttttaattacaCAAATGCACACATAGAAAGCATTACCTTTTTACTGTAATCCTGAGTGGACGGCTTGTTTCTGGCAGTGTTTCTTTAGATGAACAGGTTCACCATGAATTAGGGATGTGGTGGTTTGGACCTAAAAGTATCAATATTTTGTTGATAAAGGGGTGTCACTGCAGTCAAAGCCCCATAAACAATTACTGCtcttaatataataatatatattaaaaaaaaaatccagggaATAATTTCTAGATATTTAAAAAGGCTTCTTTTTGACACAAGATCAACAGTAACGTTTCTGAAAACGTTACTTTTGATCTAATGCAGTAAAGTGCGTTTAAatgataatttttatttattttgaaatcaaacCAGTTAAAGCAAAGATTTATGcaggttttcacatttaattttaacaaacagtTGTGTGCCAAGATGGATTCTCAAGAACAGCCTTATAGTCTTATAGCTGTTCTTGAGAACAAAGGTGCAACTAAGGCTGTGAATGTGTACGTACTTGCGATGtcttgtggtttttatttttcacattgtcaTTATTGGGTGGCGTGCTTGGTGTTCTGAGGTTGAAAAGTACATCTGGTTTGGAAAAAGGGTGTAACAACAAAATGCATATGAATAAACACTACACTAACGTTTACACTAACATGTAACGGATTTTACCATGATTTAATAACGACTGTAAATGTTACTGTATTACACACCGAAGGGAACATTTTTGTAAATCCAAACATTTGTCTAAAATGCATTTGCTTCCAATATTTCAGAACACAAAGGAGACGGTAGAGGAGATTGAGGAAGATGGAAACTTCTTTCGCAGGTCAATGAATGTCATCACCACTCTCTTGGACATAAACTTTGGGACTCTTGGACGCCCGAGTCGTGGCGGCCGAGGAAGAGGAGCTCGAGGTGGTCAAAGCGTTCGCCCAGAAAAAGCCAGACCCATTTATGAAAGGGTATGTTACCAACTCCCACAACCAGATGGCTCTTAAATCATCAGTGTgtctaatattaaaatgttttatcatgtaGATTTTATTCTACCTGAAAACAAGTAGCTGATTTTTGTTTCCGATTCAGGAGGATGAGATGGCGCCTGATCCTGATGACCCAGAAGACTTTCCGGCCCTCACTGCAGGAAAATGACTGACTTGTCGCCTTCAACTAAACTGTTCACATTTCTGTTCTTAATGTTCTGTTGCACTTATAACACTGTTCAATAAACGCTTTTGCAAAATTACTTTTCATCTTCTGGTACAAATATCTGGTAACAATGGCATCACTGCCAGATTTGGGGATTTCAGCCAAAATTCAAGTGCATCTCAAACTGGCATCCAGTTTACTTCAAGATTTGCtttcaaaaagtcaaacttaTGTTATCGGTTCATAATAATGAAATTTGAGCCTGGGTTTTGAAGAATATGGCCTAAACTAATGAAAACCTGAAATGCGGTTTCAACTAGTGTAATAAGATTTGGGGACAGAAATGTCCCCAAATGGAGGAATATTAATGCAGCCCAccatagttttgttttttggggacGGCCACTGTAACTAACCATGTTGTGCAAAAACGAAGCTAGATTCATTTGGgagtaaatttatttaaaattcatatttttctagGATTATAAAGAGTAAAGGCCCCGTTGGGACCATTTCATGACATGATTTTAACagtacaaaatatttacaatatacaAACAGTATATTAAATGTTGACACATGTACAGCTTTGAAATAAAGGAGCTGAAAAGGTGACCAAATGACAGGCCTTGTCCAAAACATGCTGAATGGCAGTATGACGGTGCACAGTACTTCATGCTATGATTGTGTGAACCAAAAATTTCTCAGCTTTACACTTATTATACTAGTTGTGGTTGCTGATAATTCAGACATTTTAGCTGAATGATTCagtaagtaaaaacaaacacaattaaaatttaatgatgcagtgtttttgttaaaaaaaaataaaaccatcttGTTCCTCTGCAGTAAATGTTCACACCAAGTTGAGATTCATGCCAGCCTTTCTCCAAAAAAGATTGGATATCTTTGCATTTTTCCAGGTTCACAGGTTTACCGGAGGAGAGGAGCTCTAGCTTTGGGTATGGAGTGACtatgagagaagaaaaaaaaacaacaattatttaGAGATGTCATGGAAAAGCTATTACAAAAGACAGCAAATTGAATAGGAATGAGGATAGATACCATAGCCTGGAAAATCTAATTGATTGCAAAGAGCTGCGAGCTTTACGTCCTCGTGACACAGCGGGTCTGTTGCGTGGAAGAAAGACGAACAGATGGAAAGGTGAGCATGGCAATGGAGCACAAGTAAAGGATGCCAAATACGACTACAAGTGGCTGATGGCCACAGGCAGATCACACAGTGAGCAGCAAAGTCGAGAAAAGCCATAGCCAGTCGAAATCTAAAAGACGCTGATGTAGAAACGGGCAAGAAAAGATTCAGAAAGTTGCAGACGAGAGACTTTTGCACATTAAGAGTTTAAGTGTTGGCATGGGACATTTTAGAGTTTGCAGGCATGTTAGGGAGAGATTTATGCTGTAAAgtacagagaaaacatttgcatGATTAGTGGAATCTGAGaagccattttttttctaatgccTCATTTTTAATCAGAATAAGAAAGATCATATTTTATAGAGATACTCTATTAAATCAATCCATCAGCATTTTCATAAATTCCAACACCATTGAAAAAATAACCTATTCCAGGAATtaatttcaaaaagtgaaactcagatTCATGATAGACACTAGAtacattttaagtatttatttaattgagaTTATTCTGGCTTGCAGCAATTAAAAGGCTATAATTCAGTTTTCCTGAAAATTAGAGAATTGCACAAAGTTATTACAGAGAGGAAACTTAATGCATAAATGTGGACCTAGTGTGAAATGTCAATACACTGTACAGTATTGGCTCTAAATACTTTAATGCtgtttttgcatgaattacagCATCAACGCAGTCTGGCATGGAGGCGTTAAATCTGTGTGTGGGTCCGTCTTGTGTGGGCTTTGCCCCACAACCCTCAGCAATAGCTGCCCCAAGGCTGCAGCTATTGCTGTTGATCCTGTTTGTTTCTCTATCAcgctttttccttccatttaacTTTCCACTAATATGCCTGGGTTAAGCACTTTgaacagccagcttctttattttcctttcctttatATTCTTCAGTCTTCTGTTATGTcattttctgagaaaacaaCTTTTGGGTTTGAATCACTGTGTGTAATTAGTAGGAGCATTAactagtttcactttttgacataattactgaaataaactttcAGTGGTGGGCTAtatgagttatttttttattgtagctcAGGCACTGCGCAGCAAATCAAAAGAAAAGAGTAAACAGAGTCTCTGGGCTTCTGACTAAAGAAATCTGGTGGGATTTCTCTATCCATCTGACAGCTAGAAtctaaatagaaaaatacatttttggcaCCTTCTACTCAAACTTTCAACCACTATTTGGCCTAATATTCAACAAgtaacatttcttattttaaataaggaaTTATATTACAGCTGTGTTTTTggtaatttctttttcttttgcatgaaaATCATTCAtgcaggggtttttttctggaCAAATCAAGTCATCTTGGACCATTTATATTTATCCACTGTCCATACACCCTTATTTAAATTAAGAAcgtatttttaatacttttaggTACAGTACTGCAGTGGCAAAGCAACAGTTTCTTGATTCAATGTAAAGTTTGTTGAGGGCTTTCAAATACAAATGACCGACCACATCAATGAGAGCAACTacataattaataaatacagtACATAGCAATAATATTACTGTGCAAAATAGTAATGTGCCTACAGTATGTAGaatgtataaattaaaatatagtgCAGTGAAAGTACAACTGAGTTGaatttttgcctgttttctaTCATTAAACATTGAAGAACAGATGAATTATTTGGAGGTTTTTTGAAGTAGAGGAGCTGCATTGTGGTGATCATTAGTAAATTATGAGCACCAATAATAAGTGTCTGAATTTTACTATATATAATGTACAGGCCCTTGATAAAAGGTATGAAAGCTAATAGGTCTACTCAGAAATTATACCAAATGTCTCTTGACATTCACTTGTAAAATGTAGAGGGAAAAATGAATCTCCCTGCCTCATCAGAAACTCAACAAATTCAAAAGCTGAAACATCGAGCAGGAGGAGCCAAACATGTCTCTGTCTTTGAAGTAAAAAGCCAGCaatgtgtttttgcatataATTGCAGCCCCAGGTCTCTGCTGGGCTCAGAGTGTGTCTGAGGGAGCTTGCCTGCAGGTGTCCCTGTGCTGCGTTTAAGTTGATGAGGGCGCCTGTGTTGGCTCTGAGACTGGCCGTGTCTCTATGGCTGCCACACGGCTCACAGAACATTGGGTCGCTGTTGCCAGCCACTACATGCAGGTTGCCTAGGGACCTGACCAGCCTGGTTTGGCTCAGGGAGCTGGTAGAGAGAAGGAAAGCTGTTAATGTGTTCCACAGGGATCTACAGCgtcttgcagaagtattcatacttttaaatgttaactttttcacattttgtcttgttgcAGCTAGACTTCTAAGCGGTACTTACTGGAGTTTTATGCCATAAACTAATACAAAGTTGTGGATAAGTGTAAAGCTGAAGGAaagacataattttttttaacatttttgcaaataacatttttgcagCTGTTCTGCAAAGACCTCACAAAGGGTGGAGCATCAGCATATAAAACACTGCGTTTTCACCAGATGtgtgcaaaatgaaaaattctCATCTTCAGCACACCAATGCTACAATGACACATGATAGAGGAAGCCTCATGCTGTCAGGATACGTTTCTTTAGCAAGGAAaaggaagctggtcagaattGGAAAACAGGTTGGAGTTTTCTTCAAGCTCGCAAGCTGTGGGAGAAAGTCTCTGCTGGAGCAAAGTGCATGAATGAGCTCCGTATGCCTGAAGACAGCATGAACAGCTGCTTTTCCCCACAGATTCCACGgacagaaaaatatgaaaaccatGAACCATCCCAGTCAGTTGAAGGTTTAGTGAGGCACAACAGGCTGCTTGTTCATAACACTCTAGACAGGAAGACAGTGTTGCAAAACAGAGACTGGGACAGGACAGATGTAGTTCATGGGTCTGAATGAAGTATAATATGTTTTCCCATCCAAGAGAACATGACTGAACACACTAAAGGAATTATAAAAGAAATCTAACACATGGAAACCCTGAAATAAAACCTGACAAAAGGCTAGACTGTGGTTTAGGTGCACCTTCCAGCCAGACCAGGACCCCAAACATGCAATAAGGCATACAATGAAATGATGTTGATCAGAACACGTTCAtattagaatggcccagtcaaagtccggACCTAAagccaattgagaatctgtagcATTACTTAAATATGCCCTTTACAGAAGCTCTCCTAGTCTAACTGAGCTTGAGCTAAGTTGAAAGTTGGTGGAGATAAACCCTTCAGCATGAGCTACAACCAGTCAGAGTAACAGAACACAACTGAAGCCTAcgcctttcagatttttatttgcaagatATTTAGAAAATCATGCATTCTTTCCTTAGACTTTGCCATTATTTGCCACTTTACTTTGGCCTAACACATTGAATTGCactgaaatgtgaaaaggtttggTGAATAATAGTGAAAGACGCTGTGCGAGTGGCTATAGCCTCTGGATTTGCTCCTCAACTGTGTCATTgccacatgaaaaaaaaactattaaacacATTCATGGTActcttttacataaaaaatacaaatacctTCAGATaatctaagttttttttctatcaatgaGAAGACATTTCCTGTATCTCCTCATTGTGTGTTACTTTGGTTAATATGTGTTAGAATCAAACCGACCTTCCTCCTACTCCGTTAGCTGGCAGAGATGCTCTGGTCCTCTTCCTGCTGTCTGAGCGGTCAGACAGAGCCAGGGCGCTGACACTGGTCTTACAGCCCTCAACACTGTCCTGTGTGATCACCCTGCTGCACGGACAGATAAAGCCACATCTATTGGTCAACGCCATCTTTTTATGTCTTCATTATATGAGCTGCACGTTTTACCTGAGGGACTGCGAAGACGACctggtgtttattttgttttcttcttgtctGCAAAGACATGCATAGTGTGACATAAATGTCTGGGAGTTTGAATCGGAAAATAAATGACTGATTTGAGGGTCAGAGAGGGGGGAGGCTGCATAGAAACTagcaaaaatacattcaaattaaTGAAGCTTTTTGCATTTAGCAGGCAGGTTATGTTAGTAAACTAGAAATAAATCAATGGAGCAAAGTCTCgtcttaataaacatgatttaacTGACAGTTTGAAGCCAACACAATAAACAGCAAAGCAAGGTGACAGGAATGtctttgggaaaaaaatcattaaagaggaaaaattgTGACAAGGACAATGTGTGtgattgaaaacaaaactggcTCTGCTGATCGGATTTAAGATTTAACAAACGACAGCATAAAGGAAGAGGATgattctgaaattttttttaattggggTTGGGAATTAGAAGAGACCAGGGGCTCACTTACAGCATTTCTCAGTTAGAGCTCCAGAAGGAGGGGCAGGACAGGTTTGGGGGGGAAGGGGCGCTGATGGGCGGCAGAACTCAGAGAAATCCTAACCCGTCTATACAGAAATGCAGGATGGAAGAAGGGAAGCCATACACAATCCACCACAGGGCAAGGCTACACAGGGAGAGCAGCATGGCTACCAGCCATCTGAAAGGAGGACAAATCCAACAACAAGAGCaaacgggggggaaaaaaaaaggaaggagagaCAAGAGACGTCTGGGCAGGACACAAAGCCTCTCATGTCGTGCTTTTCCACTGGGACTGGATTAGATGAAACACCCTCTTCACAAAGTCTTGCATCCAATCGTCCCACACGGCTGGAGTTTGTTCTGATATTCTAACATTGCAGACATTGTTTAGCAGCAGTCGACACCCGCACGTCCCCATAATTGACTCGAAGTGCAGAAACACATTGAACATGAGACTATTATAATTGTCAGACTTCTCAACCAATGTGAAACCCAACAATAATTTAGgaacagttgaaaccagatgttgACATACGCTGTATAAAAAGaatatctttattttgtcaCCATCGGGCGTTTAATCCGAACTTTTCTTGTTTAAGGTCAATTACGAATACCAATTGTTTCCATTTGTTAAACGATAAactattaaaattttttaaacgTATGCATTTCTTTAGTATTTGCTGGGTTTCCCTTTAAACTGGATTACTTGGATTAAATGTTTCTAGTATTTTTCCAGCAACAGTTTTCTAGAATTTTGGTCCATTCCTCTTTGCAGAACCGATGTAAACTAGTCCGGTTTGTACTCTGtctagacacacacacacacacctttttaATTCTGCCCAAAAAACCTCTATTGGTTTCAGATCTTATGTcttgaaacaaataatttcaagaCATAAATGCTACAGTCTGCCTGAATTTAATGAAGGTTTTTAATACCGCTCATTATTTTTGCCATTCAACAAATATAAATGATCGTATTAGTACTAATTGGCCgaaaacaagaaatgttaaGTCTGATTAAGCATTAAACAGTCAGTGACAAAAATTGTTTCTCCTTACACAGCGTTGtgacaaaactttttatttcaatcaagcaatcaatcaattttatctATAAAGCATCCTTCATGTTGGAGGCAGCTCGCTGGAAACACATAATAAAGGGTATTTCTGAACTGGGTTTGAACAATCCAGGGTGACAGTCTGCAGGTGCAGAGTTGGGTAGTGAACTGAAACTGGTGGGATACTTCTTTTTCGTCCTCCCCTCTTTGTAAGCGGGCTGGTGGATATTAAAAGCGATGTGCCTTCATCTTTCCTTCACTTCCCTGGACTAGCTAGGGGAGTCACTGCTCATATTCTTGGcttaatttcttaataaaatgataatcaaaatgcattttgattcaTTCTTGACTGACTCAGTGTTTCACCTTAGGTAAGACTTATTTCCTTAACAACAGTTCAtgcaaatatctggtttcaactgtatggATTATCGAATTTAATTTCATGAAACTGCTGACTTCAATAGAAGCTGACAGAGTTGGAAACCTGCAGGAGTGAAAAGCTTAGGTGGTATGTGAACACCGATCCAGTCATAAATGcaatggaaaaacaacagacaaTTGACAGTGACTCCAGCCCAACATTATAACATGTCAGACGGAAACAGTGATCAAAACTGAAGTACGTGCATGCATGCGTGCCCAAAGGAGTTTAGTATTTTATGTCATGCATGGAAAACGGCAGAAGAGATGGGCAAAAGTTTGGATAAGCATTCTTCTAATTGTCCCTGCAATTGAACATGCGCTGCAGTGTTACACAACAAAACAGTGGAGCCAGATGGTGAAATTCAGCCTTGAATTAGATCTTTGTACAGCAGGAAATACATTGATACAGCATATAACCTAAAAGTGCAAGTAAACCTCCTATTCTGTCTCAACTTCCCCCTGAGAATGCATAAGAATCTGCTTTTAACCCCAATTCACCCTCAGAAAATTATGCATGATGTTTTGTGATTAACTGTCCTTACACAACCACAAATTAAGtcacaaatcaaaaataattagaatatggtatatttactttaaaagagAAAACCTACAGCTAAACAT is a window of Xiphophorus hellerii strain 12219 chromosome 12, Xiphophorus_hellerii-4.1, whole genome shotgun sequence DNA encoding:
- the LOC116729443 gene encoding intracellular hyaluronan-binding protein 4 is translated as MLQDAFGCVVANRFGGLLDDEADPFDLISEVEQEKEKKKKKKKEDEDKKSKKKKPGLRESQRNRRLPVASGGLDLVPGRKQQECPPFAKEDRDSRAEAPRNKKRGGAAGQRRLDQEEPQEFSVPKPSYTEASAFSSRGGFTGRRGARGGGGRNSDNFYLRGKREYDRHDGTGISSEEKRGGRGPWNWGSAVEAPSEMMEVTSDAGAKAEEPQSTLEEENPTRVTDEDNEMVVQVAMEMTLDEWKAIQEENRPKVEFNIRKAEDKIPSKAKVIHQSKHLENTKETVEEIEEDGNFFRRSMNVITTLLDINFGTLGRPSRGGRGRGARGGQSVRPEKARPIYEREDEMAPDPDDPEDFPALTAGK